Proteins encoded by one window of Streptococcus suis S735:
- the brnQ gene encoding branched-chain amino acid transport system II carrier protein encodes MMKKGALTGLLLFGMFFGAGNLIFPPALGVLSGENFWPAILGFVVSGVGIAVIALIVGTLNPKGYVHEISRKISPTFATIYLVALYLAIGPFFAIPRTATTSFEIGIAPLLGDANLGLWLFGFTALYFVAAYLIALNPSQILNSIGRILTPVFAILIVILVVLGIVKYGSTSPLPASEAYSAGQAFGTGFIEGYNTLDALASIAFSVVAVNTLKQLGFSSKREYVSTIWSVGLVVALAFSALYVGLAFLGNHFPVPADVLASDTNKGVYILSQATQAIFGPGAQIFLAAMVIVTCFTTTAGLIVSSGEFFAERFPRFSYKVYATIFTLIGFGIANLGLNNIITFSVPVLLVLYPITICIVLITIVNKFVPLSTYGMQLTVGLVTALSLVEVLAGQFNWTAVSKIISALPLAGQSLAWLLPALVGIVLSLFLPNKQESEVFEM; translated from the coding sequence ATTATGAAAAAAGGAGCACTAACAGGATTACTCCTGTTTGGTATGTTTTTTGGTGCAGGAAACTTGATTTTCCCACCTGCACTTGGTGTCTTATCTGGTGAGAATTTCTGGCCTGCTATTTTAGGATTTGTCGTTTCGGGTGTCGGTATTGCAGTCATTGCCCTGATTGTCGGAACATTGAACCCCAAAGGTTATGTACATGAGATTTCTCGCAAGATTTCACCGACTTTTGCAACGATTTATCTTGTTGCCTTGTATTTGGCGATTGGTCCTTTCTTTGCCATTCCGCGTACAGCTACAACGTCCTTTGAAATTGGTATTGCGCCATTATTGGGCGATGCGAATCTCGGTCTTTGGTTGTTTGGCTTTACAGCTCTATACTTTGTGGCAGCTTATCTGATTGCCCTCAATCCATCTCAAATCTTAAATAGTATCGGACGTATTTTAACCCCTGTTTTTGCGATTTTGATTGTGATTTTGGTGGTGCTTGGTATTGTTAAGTACGGATCAACAAGTCCGTTACCAGCTTCGGAAGCTTACTCAGCAGGACAGGCATTTGGTACAGGATTTATCGAGGGATACAATACACTCGACGCACTTGCTTCTATTGCTTTTAGTGTCGTAGCAGTAAATACCTTGAAACAACTTGGTTTCTCAAGCAAAAGGGAATATGTATCAACTATTTGGTCTGTTGGCTTAGTTGTAGCCTTGGCATTCTCAGCTCTATATGTTGGTTTGGCTTTTTTAGGAAATCATTTTCCTGTGCCTGCGGATGTTTTGGCTTCCGATACCAACAAGGGTGTTTACATTCTTTCGCAAGCAACACAGGCTATTTTTGGACCAGGTGCACAAATTTTCTTAGCTGCTATGGTTATCGTTACTTGCTTTACGACGACGGCTGGCTTGATTGTTTCTTCAGGTGAATTTTTCGCTGAGCGTTTCCCACGTTTTAGCTACAAAGTATATGCGACTATCTTTACCTTGATTGGCTTTGGGATTGCCAACCTCGGTTTGAACAATATCATCACCTTCTCTGTTCCAGTTCTTTTGGTTCTCTATCCAATCACTATCTGTATTGTCTTGATTACCATTGTTAACAAATTTGTACCGCTTTCGACTTATGGTATGCAATTAACTGTGGGACTTGTGACAGCTTTGTCATTGGTAGAAGTGTTAGCAGGACAATTCAACTGGACTGCTGTTTCAAAAATCATCTCAGCTCTGCCATTGGCAGGACAATCATTAGCATGGTTATTACCAGCTCTTGTCGGAATCGTCCTCTCTCTATTCTTACCAAACAAGCAGGAGAGCGAAGTTTTTGAAATGTAA
- the rplU gene encoding 50S ribosomal protein L21, with protein sequence MSTYAIIKTGGKQVKVEVGQAIYVEKLNVEAGQEVTFEEVVLVGGEKTVVGTPLVAGATVVGTVEKQGKQKKVVTFKYKPKKGSHRKQGHRQPYTKVVINAINA encoded by the coding sequence ATGAGCACATATGCAATCATTAAAACTGGCGGCAAACAAGTTAAAGTTGAAGTCGGTCAAGCTATCTACGTTGAAAAATTGAACGTTGAAGCAGGTCAAGAAGTTACTTTCGAAGAAGTAGTTCTTGTTGGTGGTGAGAAAACTGTTGTGGGTACTCCACTCGTAGCAGGCGCTACTGTTGTTGGTACTGTTGAAAAACAAGGTAAACAGAAAAAAGTTGTTACCTTCAAGTACAAACCTAAAAAAGGTAGCCACCGCAAACAAGGTCACCGTCAACCTTACACAAAAGTTGTTATCAACGCTATCAACGCTTAA
- the rpmA gene encoding 50S ribosomal protein L27 → MLNLNLANLQFMAHKKGGGSTSNGRDSQAKRLGAKAADGQTVSGGSILYRQRGTKIYPGANVGRGGDDTLYAKVEGVVRFERKGRDKKQVSVYPIAK, encoded by the coding sequence ATGTTAAACTTGAATCTTGCTAACTTGCAATTTATGGCCCACAAAAAAGGTGGAGGTTCAACGTCAAACGGTCGTGACTCACAAGCGAAACGCCTTGGTGCGAAAGCTGCTGACGGCCAAACTGTATCAGGTGGTTCAATCCTTTACCGCCAACGTGGTACAAAAATCTATCCAGGAGCTAACGTAGGTCGTGGTGGAGATGACACTCTTTACGCTAAAGTAGAAGGCGTTGTACGCTTCGAACGTAAAGGTCGCGATAAGAAACAAGTATCTGTTTATCCAATCGCAAAATAA